One genomic segment of Actinoplanes ianthinogenes includes these proteins:
- a CDS encoding FAD-dependent oxidoreductase, whose amino-acid sequence MTSNVVVVGGGIGGLATALSLTRAGQRVTVLEQASAFGEVGAGMQIAPNCTRILDEWGLLGEVRSLGVLPERIVMKDAVDGGELSALDLHDVERRYGFPYLVIHRTDLHGVLLRACRRAGVELVTDVTVTAYSSSPAGAAAIHDGGTVAGDVVIAADGLHSTARRILSDDEPVSSAYVAYRGAVPIDRVAELDVHLKDVVVHIGPRCHLVQYPLRGGEMFNQVAVFESPGARLGKADRGGPDELDAAFEGTCPQVRAGLHLMWRDRRWRMVDRDPIDNWVTGRLALAGDAAHPPLQYLAQGAVMAIEDAWVLGAHAGRDPDWDGVLAAYNAVRPAHCRRVLTTARSWGEFWHHDGPRRAWRNKLLTERDTYDYSYVDWLFGPTALTPDQEPPMFR is encoded by the coding sequence ATGACCTCGAACGTCGTGGTGGTGGGTGGCGGCATCGGCGGCCTCGCCACCGCCCTCTCGCTGACCCGCGCCGGGCAGCGGGTCACCGTGCTGGAACAGGCGTCCGCCTTCGGCGAGGTGGGCGCCGGCATGCAGATCGCGCCGAACTGCACCCGGATCCTCGACGAGTGGGGCCTGCTCGGCGAGGTGCGGTCGCTGGGCGTGCTTCCCGAGCGCATCGTCATGAAGGACGCCGTGGACGGCGGCGAGCTGAGCGCCCTCGACCTGCACGACGTGGAACGCCGCTACGGGTTCCCGTACCTGGTGATCCACCGCACCGACCTGCACGGCGTGCTGCTGCGGGCCTGCCGGCGAGCGGGCGTCGAGCTGGTCACGGACGTGACGGTCACCGCATATTCGTCCTCACCGGCCGGGGCCGCGGCGATCCACGACGGCGGCACGGTCGCCGGCGACGTGGTGATCGCCGCGGACGGGCTCCACTCGACGGCCCGCCGGATCCTCAGCGACGACGAGCCGGTCAGCTCGGCCTACGTCGCCTACCGCGGCGCGGTCCCGATCGACCGGGTCGCCGAGCTCGACGTGCACCTCAAGGACGTGGTCGTCCACATCGGCCCGCGCTGTCACCTGGTGCAGTACCCGCTCCGTGGCGGCGAGATGTTCAACCAGGTCGCCGTCTTCGAGTCGCCCGGGGCCCGGCTCGGCAAGGCGGACCGGGGCGGCCCGGACGAGCTGGACGCGGCGTTCGAGGGCACCTGCCCCCAGGTCCGGGCCGGCCTGCACCTGATGTGGCGGGACCGCCGGTGGCGCATGGTCGACCGGGACCCGATCGACAACTGGGTCACCGGCCGCCTGGCCCTGGCCGGCGACGCCGCCCATCCGCCGTTGCAGTACCTGGCCCAGGGCGCGGTCATGGCCATCGAGGACGCCTGGGTCCTCGGCGCCCACGCCGGCCGCGACCCCGATTGGGACGGTGTCCTGGCTGCCTACAACGCGGTCCGCCCCGCACACTGCCGCCGGGTCCTCACCACCGCCCGGTCCTGGGGCGAGTTCTGGCACCACGACGGCCCCCGCCGCGCATGGCGCAACAAACTCCTGACCGAGCGGGACACCTACGACTACTCGTACGTGGACTGGCTCTTCGGCCCGACCGCCCTGACGCCCGACCAGGAACCCCCGATGTTCCGCTGA
- a CDS encoding LysR family transcriptional regulator, which produces MAITDASLVALRVFRQVAERGTFTAAAAALGYTQSAVSRQIAALERAVGADLLERRHEGVRLTSAGQIVLRRAVAVAEQVDAAARELAGLPGAGGRVRLGWFTSAGAALVPRALSALRRTHPGVTVTSREASTPALIRALRAGSLDLAVIATEPPHRPPDTEAPPLRTRVLTDRSLMVAVPATHPLAGGSFVDVRDLRGQEWIAGQSAGNERLMGVWPGLDERPVIAHVARDWLAKLHLVAAGCGLTTIPPMLAGSVPDGVRVLPVRGGPEEGRRMTLAWVHDPLSPAAARLAEALQAAATGAVAEGERGPD; this is translated from the coding sequence ATGGCGATCACGGACGCGTCGTTGGTAGCGTTGCGGGTGTTCCGGCAGGTGGCGGAGCGCGGGACTTTCACCGCCGCGGCTGCCGCGTTGGGATATACGCAGTCGGCCGTCTCCCGGCAGATCGCGGCTCTGGAGCGAGCCGTGGGGGCGGATCTTCTGGAGCGACGACACGAGGGGGTGAGGCTGACTTCGGCGGGGCAGATCGTGCTGCGCCGTGCCGTTGCGGTGGCAGAGCAGGTCGACGCGGCGGCGCGTGAGCTGGCCGGGTTGCCGGGTGCCGGCGGACGGGTGCGGCTCGGATGGTTCACCAGCGCCGGCGCTGCGTTGGTGCCCCGTGCGTTGAGCGCGTTGCGGCGTACGCATCCCGGAGTGACCGTGACCAGTCGCGAAGCCTCCACGCCAGCCCTGATCCGCGCGTTGCGTGCGGGCAGCCTCGACCTGGCTGTGATCGCGACAGAGCCGCCGCATCGGCCGCCGGACACGGAGGCGCCGCCGTTGCGGACGCGAGTGCTGACCGACCGCAGCTTGATGGTGGCAGTGCCGGCTACGCATCCGCTGGCCGGCGGATCGTTCGTGGACGTGAGGGACCTACGGGGACAGGAGTGGATCGCCGGGCAGAGTGCGGGGAACGAGCGGTTGATGGGTGTGTGGCCCGGGCTCGATGAGCGGCCGGTGATCGCGCACGTGGCCCGGGACTGGCTGGCGAAATTGCACCTGGTCGCGGCCGGGTGCGGCCTGACTACGATCCCGCCGATGCTGGCCGGCTCGGTGCCGGACGGAGTGCGGGTGTTGCCGGTCCGCGGTGGTCCGGAGGAAGGGCGGCGGATGACTCTCGCTTGGGTGCACGATCCGCTGTCACCCGCGGCGGCGCGACTGGCCGAGGCGCTTCAAGCCGCGGCCACGGGAGCAGTCGCGGAGGGCGAGCGCGGCCCGGATTAG
- a CDS encoding SDR family NAD(P)-dependent oxidoreductase, translating into MTSRIALVTGATQGLGTALVAGLAQRLDADDTVYLTGRDAARVETAVASLPATEAEVRGEVLDVSDPESVTRLATELERRHGGVDIVFNNAVMRVGPDDDPRAIIDDYAQVNNFGTTRVLRALAPLIRDGGRLIVVASSLGTLHFLAPVLHSRFDALPSLDAVDAATAAWSAEVRDGRARAGAWPGFINIPSKIAQVAAVRALAGQRRQSDAGRGILLAAVCPGMMNTPTSALWWDVSGAPSPAQAAGPLLSLALDPVKPDHYGELVRDGAVLPWRPAA; encoded by the coding sequence ATGACTTCACGGATCGCCCTGGTCACCGGGGCTACTCAGGGGCTCGGCACGGCGCTGGTGGCCGGTCTCGCCCAACGCCTGGACGCCGACGACACCGTCTATCTGACCGGCCGCGACGCGGCCCGGGTGGAAACGGCCGTCGCCTCACTTCCGGCTACAGAGGCTGAGGTACGCGGTGAGGTGCTGGATGTGTCCGACCCGGAGTCGGTCACCCGGCTCGCCACCGAGCTGGAGCGCCGGCACGGCGGGGTCGACATCGTCTTCAACAACGCGGTGATGCGCGTCGGTCCGGACGACGACCCACGCGCGATCATCGACGACTACGCGCAGGTCAACAACTTCGGCACCACCCGGGTGTTGCGCGCCCTCGCTCCCCTGATCCGCGACGGCGGCCGCCTGATCGTGGTGGCCAGCTCTCTCGGCACACTCCATTTCCTGGCCCCGGTGCTGCACAGCCGCTTCGACGCGCTGCCCTCTCTGGACGCGGTGGACGCCGCCACTGCCGCCTGGTCCGCCGAGGTCCGCGACGGGCGCGCTCGAGCCGGTGCGTGGCCCGGATTCATCAACATCCCATCCAAGATCGCCCAGGTCGCCGCCGTCCGTGCGCTCGCCGGCCAGCGGCGGCAGTCCGACGCCGGCCGTGGCATCCTCCTGGCCGCGGTCTGCCCCGGGATGATGAACACCCCGACATCAGCCCTCTGGTGGGACGTCAGTGGCGCACCCAGCCCCGCCCAGGCCGCCGGCCCCCTGCTCTCCCTGGCTCTGGATCCGGTCAAGCCGGACCACTACGGCGAGCTGGTCCGCGACGGCGCTGTCCTCCCGTGGCGCCCAGCCGCTTGA
- a CDS encoding NAD(P)/FAD-dependent oxidoreductase, which yields MTQASHRQRVVVVGAGFGGLFAIKALRKAPVDITLINGTAYHLFQPLLYQVATGILSEGEVAPPIREVLRRQQNVDVRLGWVQDVDVENKVVSVAGPGIEYTVEYDTLIVAAGASQSYFGNDKFADHAPGMKSIDDALELRARIFGAFEVADLQTDPEAAQRWLTFVVVGAGPTGTELAGQIAELAHRNLPGQYRHIDPRKARIILVDAIGAVLNTFGDQLSAGAQRELEKLGVEVKLNTKVVGVDSTGIEVEDADGRHRIPSVTKVWAAGVAAPPLAAKLAEATGAKTDRAGRVFVEKDTTLPGHPEIFVLGDMMNLAGDDGKPLPGVAQVAIQSGRHAADQIKRRLGGKETGQPFKYFDKGSLATISRFSAVASIGKVHLSGFPAWVVWVAVHLFYLVGFKNRVTAVLHWAVSFIGRGRSERVATQQQAFARRAIREYGDPFARERAESGDLPAPTQAAAPEREPLSVRE from the coding sequence ATGACGCAGGCAAGTCACCGCCAACGCGTGGTCGTGGTGGGAGCCGGTTTCGGTGGGCTCTTCGCGATCAAGGCGCTGCGCAAGGCTCCGGTGGACATCACCCTCATCAACGGTACGGCCTACCACCTCTTCCAGCCGCTGCTCTACCAGGTGGCGACCGGGATCCTGTCCGAGGGTGAGGTCGCTCCGCCGATCCGGGAGGTCCTCCGCCGCCAGCAGAATGTGGACGTCCGCCTCGGCTGGGTGCAGGACGTCGACGTCGAGAACAAGGTCGTCTCGGTGGCCGGGCCGGGCATCGAGTACACGGTGGAGTACGACACGCTGATCGTGGCGGCCGGCGCCTCGCAGTCGTACTTCGGCAACGACAAGTTCGCCGACCACGCACCCGGCATGAAGAGCATCGACGACGCCCTCGAGCTGCGCGCCCGGATCTTCGGTGCGTTCGAGGTGGCCGACCTCCAGACCGATCCGGAGGCGGCGCAGCGCTGGCTCACCTTCGTGGTGGTCGGCGCCGGACCGACCGGCACCGAGCTGGCCGGGCAGATCGCCGAGCTGGCCCACCGCAACCTGCCGGGACAGTATCGGCACATCGACCCGCGCAAGGCCCGGATCATCCTGGTCGACGCGATCGGGGCGGTGCTGAACACGTTCGGCGACCAGCTCTCCGCCGGCGCCCAGCGCGAGCTGGAGAAACTCGGCGTCGAGGTGAAGCTGAACACCAAGGTGGTCGGCGTGGACTCGACCGGCATCGAGGTCGAGGACGCCGACGGCCGGCACCGCATCCCGTCGGTGACCAAGGTGTGGGCGGCCGGGGTGGCCGCGCCGCCGCTGGCGGCCAAGCTGGCCGAGGCGACCGGGGCCAAGACCGACCGGGCCGGCCGGGTGTTCGTGGAGAAGGACACCACGCTGCCCGGGCACCCGGAGATCTTCGTGCTCGGCGACATGATGAATCTGGCCGGCGACGACGGGAAGCCGCTGCCCGGGGTGGCGCAGGTGGCCATCCAGAGCGGGCGGCACGCGGCCGACCAGATCAAGCGGCGGCTCGGCGGCAAGGAGACCGGGCAGCCGTTCAAGTACTTCGACAAGGGCAGCCTGGCGACGATCTCCCGGTTCTCCGCGGTGGCGAGCATCGGCAAGGTGCACCTGTCCGGCTTCCCGGCCTGGGTGGTGTGGGTCGCGGTGCACCTGTTCTACCTGGTCGGCTTCAAGAACAGGGTGACCGCGGTGCTGCACTGGGCGGTCAGCTTCATCGGGCGCGGCCGCTCGGAGCGGGTGGCGACCCAGCAGCAGGCGTTCGCCCGGCGGGCGATAAGAGAGTACGGCGACCCGTTCGCCCGGGAGCGCGCCGAGTCCGGCGACCTGCCCGCCCCCACGCAGGCCGCGGCGCCGGAGCGGGAGCCGCTGAGCGTGCGCGAATAG
- a CDS encoding thymidine kinase has protein sequence MPVTAATVLASRQPALAPVFGTLTLFTGRMGSGKSTLALQNAFNRRQAGRPGVLLTSQDRAGEGIMSSRLGVAADAIEVHSEMDLAVLVTETVPAGGFVIVDEAQFLTPAQVEQLAWAADELGVDIDCYAITTDFLSRLFPGAQRLVELADVIVPLQVEVTCWCGRPGRQNARIVDGQVARIGEQVAVGDTTQTSAVSYRVLCRRHWRNGEPGPA, from the coding sequence ATGCCGGTCACCGCCGCGACCGTCCTTGCTTCTCGGCAACCGGCACTGGCCCCGGTCTTCGGGACCCTCACCCTGTTCACCGGCCGGATGGGCTCCGGCAAGAGCACCCTGGCTCTGCAGAACGCGTTCAACCGCCGGCAGGCCGGGCGTCCCGGCGTGCTGCTGACCAGCCAGGACCGGGCCGGTGAGGGGATCATGTCGTCCCGGCTCGGTGTCGCCGCGGACGCCATCGAGGTGCACTCGGAGATGGACCTGGCGGTGCTGGTGACCGAGACGGTGCCGGCCGGCGGGTTCGTGATCGTGGACGAGGCGCAGTTCCTCACCCCGGCCCAGGTGGAGCAGCTGGCCTGGGCCGCCGACGAGCTGGGCGTGGACATCGACTGTTACGCGATCACCACGGACTTCCTGTCCCGGCTGTTCCCGGGCGCGCAGCGGCTGGTCGAGCTGGCCGACGTGATCGTGCCGTTGCAGGTCGAGGTGACCTGCTGGTGCGGTCGGCCGGGCCGGCAGAACGCCCGGATCGTCGACGGCCAGGTGGCCCGGATCGGCGAGCAGGTCGCGGTCGGCGACACCACCCAGACCTCGGCGGTCTCCTACCGGGTCCTGTGCCGCCGCCACTGGCGCAACGGCGAGCCCGGCCCGGCCTGA
- a CDS encoding Lrp/AsnC family transcriptional regulator, with translation MTLDSIDRRILLELQKDGRLTNQELADRVGLSPSPCLRRVRLLQEAGVIERYAAVLSQDALGLSITAFARLTLLSHTSAVVDEVERRLRSIPEVVEAYLLAGDDDYLVKIVIESFAAYEDLLRREIRAIPSLASIKTTFAFAVTKPQSPLPIP, from the coding sequence ATGACCTTGGACTCGATCGACCGGCGGATCCTGCTGGAGTTGCAGAAGGACGGCCGGCTCACCAACCAGGAGCTGGCCGACCGGGTCGGCCTGTCGCCGTCACCGTGCCTGCGGCGGGTCCGGCTGCTCCAGGAGGCGGGCGTGATCGAGCGCTACGCCGCGGTCCTCTCCCAGGACGCGCTCGGCCTGTCGATCACCGCGTTCGCCCGGCTGACCCTGCTCTCGCACACCTCTGCCGTGGTCGACGAGGTGGAACGGAGGCTCCGCTCGATCCCCGAGGTGGTCGAGGCCTACCTGCTGGCCGGTGACGACGACTACCTGGTCAAGATCGTGATCGAGTCCTTCGCCGCGTACGAAGACCTGCTGCGCCGCGAGATCCGCGCGATCCCGTCGCTCGCCTCGATCAAAACGACCTTCGCCTTCGCGGTGACCAAGCCGCAGTCCCCGCTGCCGATCCCGTAG
- a CDS encoding lamin tail domain-containing protein has protein sequence MLRRLASLATSVTAAAALTVAGLPAPAVAASVACRPVAGSPRCGVWTGTVAWVADGDTLLVDLNGDKTHTPRSIRLIGVQAMEQHVYSPKPAKRRGDCHALEATARVESLIRAGKGVVRLTAQKSGSQSRDRPLRSISVKINGKWRDIGEDLVRHGYALWLPFAGEWAWDSAYELAEAEASAEKNLMWDDDYCGVGPAAGADLTVWANSDADGDDGSNLNGEWIRVGNRGSSPVDVGGWWVRDSGLRRYTFAAGTVVPAGGAVYVHVGKGVDTATDKYWGLTGPIFTNVDPVHHSVGEGAYLFDPQGDLRQSFVYPCRVRCGSPLTGKVALKVKYGGVEKIEVVNVSDQPIDLQGHVVVSRYQYRFEESTVLGPGESTVVPLAGGRAVLDDRGGEVRLQTSDMWTVACRWWGTGKC, from the coding sequence ATGCTGCGCCGCCTCGCCTCGCTCGCGACCTCCGTCACCGCTGCCGCCGCCCTGACCGTGGCCGGCCTGCCCGCCCCGGCCGTGGCCGCCTCCGTCGCCTGCCGTCCGGTCGCCGGAAGTCCGCGCTGCGGCGTCTGGACCGGCACGGTGGCCTGGGTGGCCGACGGGGACACGCTGCTGGTCGACCTGAACGGGGACAAGACCCACACGCCGCGCTCGATCCGGCTGATCGGGGTGCAGGCCATGGAGCAGCACGTCTACTCGCCGAAGCCGGCGAAGCGGCGCGGCGACTGCCACGCCCTGGAGGCGACCGCGCGGGTCGAGTCACTGATCCGGGCCGGCAAGGGCGTGGTGCGGTTGACCGCGCAGAAGTCGGGCAGCCAGAGCCGTGACCGGCCGCTCCGATCGATCTCGGTCAAGATCAACGGTAAGTGGCGGGACATCGGCGAGGATCTGGTCCGGCACGGGTACGCGCTGTGGCTGCCGTTCGCCGGGGAGTGGGCGTGGGACTCGGCCTACGAGCTGGCCGAGGCGGAGGCGTCCGCCGAGAAGAACCTGATGTGGGACGACGACTACTGCGGGGTGGGCCCGGCGGCCGGCGCCGACCTGACGGTCTGGGCGAACAGCGACGCGGACGGCGACGACGGCAGCAACCTGAACGGCGAGTGGATCCGGGTCGGCAACCGGGGATCGTCACCGGTGGACGTCGGCGGCTGGTGGGTGCGGGACTCGGGGCTGCGGCGGTACACGTTCGCGGCGGGGACCGTGGTGCCCGCGGGCGGGGCGGTGTATGTGCACGTGGGCAAGGGTGTGGACACCGCTACGGACAAGTACTGGGGGCTGACCGGGCCGATCTTCACCAACGTCGACCCGGTGCATCATTCGGTGGGTGAGGGGGCCTATCTGTTCGATCCGCAGGGTGACCTGCGGCAGTCGTTCGTGTACCCGTGCCGGGTGCGGTGCGGGAGCCCGCTGACCGGCAAGGTGGCGTTGAAGGTGAAGTACGGCGGGGTGGAGAAGATCGAGGTGGTCAACGTCAGCGACCAGCCGATCGACTTGCAGGGGCACGTGGTGGTGAGCCGGTATCAGTACCGGTTCGAGGAGAGCACGGTGCTCGGTCCCGGGGAGTCGACGGTGGTGCCGCTCGCCGGGGGGCGGGCCGTGCTCGACGATCGGGGTGGCGAGGTGCGGTTGCAGACCTCGGACATGTGGACGGTTGCGTGCCGTTGGTGGGGCACCGGCAAGTGCTGA
- a CDS encoding ABC transporter substrate-binding protein gives MTSPILNRRTLLGGLLGVTALGLTGCAGDDAASASLSAADPLPTTVDPATELIISIHTSQVGLTASGEIGKIPFKVKDWPNISAGPDVIQGFRAKAIDLANNAGIPPIQAAAINVDAKIVAVQTVHKPQYTFVTAPGNPVKDITDLRGKKIAFSQGQAQGLVVLRTLKEQGLTPKDVQLIALPSTKFLVALQSKQVDMAPLYEPAITKYLAEYGKDGAIQFPMTAVDYLGVLWAPGEVLADSAKVAAIRSFIPIWANDQVWRWENPDKWLDAYYVKDQQVSEADAKRIGTTLQQPFFPKSWDKAVAWEKESADLLVEGGFIKQIDPEKLFDRRFEGIASAAVPAKYQE, from the coding sequence ATGACAAGTCCCATCCTCAACCGCCGCACGCTGCTCGGGGGGCTCCTCGGAGTGACCGCGCTCGGCCTGACCGGATGTGCCGGCGACGATGCCGCGTCCGCGAGCCTGTCCGCCGCCGACCCGCTGCCCACCACCGTCGACCCGGCCACCGAGCTGATCATCTCGATCCACACGTCGCAGGTCGGCCTGACCGCGTCCGGCGAGATCGGCAAGATCCCGTTCAAGGTCAAGGACTGGCCCAACATCTCGGCCGGCCCGGACGTGATCCAGGGCTTCCGCGCCAAGGCGATCGACCTGGCGAACAACGCCGGCATCCCGCCGATCCAGGCCGCCGCGATCAACGTGGACGCGAAGATCGTCGCGGTGCAGACCGTGCACAAGCCGCAGTACACGTTCGTCACGGCGCCGGGCAACCCGGTGAAGGACATCACCGACCTGCGGGGCAAGAAGATCGCCTTCTCGCAGGGTCAGGCGCAGGGCCTGGTCGTCCTGCGCACCCTCAAGGAGCAGGGTCTGACCCCCAAGGACGTGCAACTGATCGCCCTGCCGAGCACCAAGTTCCTGGTCGCTCTGCAGAGCAAGCAGGTGGACATGGCGCCGCTCTACGAGCCCGCCATCACCAAGTACCTCGCCGAGTACGGCAAGGACGGCGCCATCCAGTTCCCGATGACCGCGGTCGACTACCTGGGCGTGCTGTGGGCGCCGGGCGAGGTGCTGGCCGACTCCGCCAAGGTCGCCGCGATCCGCTCGTTCATCCCGATCTGGGCCAACGACCAGGTCTGGCGCTGGGAGAACCCGGACAAGTGGCTGGACGCCTACTACGTCAAGGACCAGCAGGTGTCCGAGGCGGACGCCAAGCGGATCGGCACCACGCTCCAGCAGCCCTTCTTCCCGAAGAGCTGGGACAAGGCGGTGGCCTGGGAGAAGGAGTCCGCCGACCTGCTCGTCGAGGGCGGCTTCATCAAGCAGATCGACCCGGAGAAGCTGTTCGACCGGCGTTTCGAGGGGATCGCCTCCGCCGCCGTTCCCGCCAAGTACCAGGAGTGA
- a CDS encoding ABC transporter permease produces MATETVSVATRPRTAATQPRRKRRRVGPGKPIPYGRALGPILLLAIWALASATGVLDPRKLSAPWTVAGTFADLIEAGTLQEHVLASLERAVFGFLIGAVAGLALALLAGTSRIGEALIDGPMRIKLAIPTIGLIPLLILWLGINEGFKITIIAVAVAVYMYVQVHAGLTGIDQRYVELAQVQNYSRWEFVRHVVFPGALPGVFVGLRLSVTASWLILITVEQINALSGVGYMMTQAQEYAQTDIIIVGLVIYGVFGFLSDALVRIAERRVLGWRRTLTN; encoded by the coding sequence ATGGCTACCGAGACCGTCTCCGTCGCCACCCGGCCCCGCACCGCCGCGACGCAGCCACGTCGCAAGCGGCGCCGGGTCGGGCCGGGCAAGCCGATTCCGTACGGCCGCGCGCTCGGCCCGATCCTGCTGCTCGCGATCTGGGCGCTCGCCTCGGCGACCGGCGTGCTGGATCCCCGCAAGCTGTCCGCGCCGTGGACCGTGGCCGGCACCTTCGCCGACCTGATCGAGGCCGGCACGTTGCAGGAGCACGTCCTCGCCTCGCTGGAACGCGCGGTCTTCGGCTTCCTGATCGGCGCGGTCGCCGGCCTGGCGCTGGCCCTGCTGGCCGGGACCAGCCGGATCGGTGAGGCGCTGATCGACGGCCCGATGCGGATCAAGCTGGCGATCCCCACGATCGGCCTGATCCCGCTGCTCATCCTCTGGCTGGGCATCAACGAGGGCTTCAAGATCACGATCATCGCGGTGGCCGTCGCGGTCTACATGTACGTGCAGGTCCATGCCGGACTCACCGGCATCGACCAGCGGTACGTCGAGCTCGCCCAGGTGCAGAACTACTCCCGCTGGGAGTTCGTGCGACACGTGGTCTTCCCCGGCGCGCTGCCCGGTGTCTTCGTCGGCCTGCGCCTGTCGGTCACGGCCTCGTGGCTGATCCTGATCACCGTCGAGCAGATCAACGCGCTCTCCGGCGTCGGCTACATGATGACCCAGGCGCAGGAGTACGCGCAGACCGACATCATCATCGTCGGCCTGGTGATCTATGGCGTCTTCGGCTTCCTCTCGGACGCCCTGGTCCGCATCGCTGAACGGAGGGTGCTGGGATGGCGCCGCACGTTGACCAACTGA
- a CDS encoding ABC transporter ATP-binding protein, translated as MAPHVDQLTRSVRISGLTRRFGEKTVLDGIDLDIEPGEFVALLGRSGSGKSTLLRALAGLDHDVAGSGDLAIPDRVSVVFQDSRLLPWRRVLDNVILALRVPDPRQKGLDALAEVGLAGRERAWPNQLSGGEQQRVALARSLVSEPELLLADEPFGALDALTRIKMHGLLRALCKRHQPAVLLVTHDVDEAVQLADRIVVLDQGRISVDVRPGLPESRKAGDPGFQEVRELLLRSLGVVEEA; from the coding sequence ATGGCGCCGCACGTTGACCAACTGACCCGGAGCGTCCGGATCTCCGGACTGACCCGCCGGTTCGGCGAGAAGACCGTCCTCGACGGGATCGACCTGGACATCGAACCGGGCGAGTTCGTCGCGCTGCTCGGGCGCAGCGGCTCGGGCAAGAGCACCCTGTTGCGGGCGCTCGCCGGGCTGGACCACGACGTGGCCGGCTCCGGCGACCTGGCGATCCCGGACCGGGTGTCGGTCGTCTTCCAGGACTCCCGGCTGCTGCCCTGGCGCCGGGTGCTGGACAACGTGATCCTGGCGCTGCGGGTGCCGGACCCCCGGCAGAAGGGCCTCGACGCGCTCGCCGAGGTGGGCCTGGCCGGCCGGGAGAGGGCCTGGCCGAACCAGCTCTCCGGCGGTGAGCAGCAGCGAGTGGCACTGGCCCGGTCGCTGGTCAGCGAGCCGGAGCTGCTGCTCGCCGACGAGCCGTTCGGCGCGCTCGACGCGCTCACCCGGATCAAGATGCACGGACTGCTGCGGGCGCTCTGCAAGCGTCACCAGCCGGCGGTGCTGCTGGTCACCCACGACGTGGACGAGGCCGTACAGCTCGCCGACCGGATCGTGGTGCTGGACCAGGGCCGGATCTCGGTGGACGTGCGCCCCGGCCTGCCGGAGTCCCGCAAGGCCGGCGACCCCGGCTTCCAGGAGGTCCGGGAACTGCTGCTGCGCTCACTCGGCGTGGTCGAGGAGGCCTGA